From a region of the Chloroflexota bacterium genome:
- a CDS encoding cytochrome ubiquinol oxidase subunit I has protein sequence MDTLTAARAQMEVSLAFHMVFAALGIGFPLLMVISEGLGLKTGQAHYLALAKKWAKATALTFAIGAVSGTALAFELGLLWPTFMGFAGSIIGSAFTLEGFAFFIEAIFLGLYLYGWKRLSPLAHWLTGIPVAISGMLSGALVVAANAWMQTPVGFDLVDGKAVNVNPLAPFLSPAWLDMALHSTLSCYIATGFAVAGVYAMGLLKGRNDRYHRSALTISLGLATVTALLQPISGHISAQRVAKDQPAKLAAMEALFETQAGAPLLIGGIPDPETGEIHFGIEIPKALSFMATNDFNAELRGLNSFPPDERPNVVITHIAFQVMVGAGFGLIGLGLWFWWRRWRGNFTLSRRLLWALVLGSPLGFIALQAGWIVTEVGRQPWIIYGVMRTRDAVTTVAGVPQVFYLFSLLYIGLATVLIYLLRQLATGYPVEASESEATHAA, from the coding sequence ATGGATACCTTGACCGCAGCACGAGCGCAGATGGAGGTCTCGCTCGCGTTTCACATGGTCTTTGCGGCGTTGGGCATTGGATTTCCCTTGCTTATGGTCATTAGCGAAGGCTTGGGCTTGAAAACGGGGCAAGCTCACTATCTTGCGCTAGCCAAAAAATGGGCCAAAGCCACCGCCCTCACCTTTGCAATTGGCGCTGTTTCAGGCACGGCGCTCGCCTTTGAGTTGGGTTTGCTTTGGCCAACATTTATGGGTTTTGCGGGCAGTATTATTGGCTCAGCCTTCACGCTTGAGGGCTTTGCCTTTTTTATTGAGGCGATTTTTCTTGGCCTCTATCTCTATGGTTGGAAACGGCTCTCGCCACTGGCTCACTGGTTGACTGGAATTCCGGTGGCAATCAGCGGGATGCTTTCAGGCGCATTAGTCGTGGCGGCCAATGCTTGGATGCAAACGCCTGTTGGTTTTGATTTGGTGGATGGCAAGGCGGTGAATGTTAATCCGTTGGCCCCGTTTCTCTCACCGGCGTGGCTCGATATGGCCTTGCACTCAACCTTGTCGTGCTATATCGCCACTGGATTTGCCGTCGCAGGCGTGTATGCCATGGGCTTGCTCAAAGGCCGCAACGACCGTTATCATCGCTCGGCCTTGACAATTAGCTTGGGCTTGGCGACCGTAACCGCCTTGTTACAGCCAATTAGCGGCCATATTAGTGCTCAACGCGTCGCCAAAGATCAGCCAGCCAAGTTAGCAGCAATGGAAGCTTTGTTTGAAACTCAGGCTGGTGCACCTTTATTGATCGGCGGGATTCCCGACCCTGAGACTGGCGAAATTCACTTTGGGATCGAAATTCCCAAGGCGCTGAGTTTTATGGCCACCAACGATTTCAACGCCGAATTACGGGGCTTAAATAGCTTTCCACCCGACGAACGCCCAAACGTGGTCATCACCCATATCGCCTTTCAGGTGATGGTTGGCGCTGGCTTTGGCTTGATTGGCTTAGGCTTGTGGTTTTGGTGGCGGCGCTGGCGAGGTAATTTCACTCTGAGTCGCAGACTATTATGGGCATTAGTCCTTGGTTCACCCTTGGGCTTTATTGCCTTGCAAGCAGGTTGGATCGTGACCGAGGTTGGCCGCCAGCCCTGGATTATTTATGGGGTGATGCGGACTCGCGACGCAGTTACCACGGTCGCTGGCGTACCACAGGTGTTTTATCTGTTTAGTTTGCTCTATATTGGCCTTGCAACGGTGCTGATTTATTTGTTACGTCAACTTGCCACAGGCTATCCTGTCGAAGCCAGCGAAAGCGAGGCAACCCATGCCGCTTGA
- a CDS encoding transposase, whose translation MMRQIVVPQQRGRPRSRLRQLAGDRGYDTQRIRQWLQHRSVIPPRHRRRMRKAGCPVGYDPRAYCTRTVVEYTIRWLKECHSVAMRFEKLVLN comes from the coding sequence GTGATGCGGCAGATCGTCGTGCCCCAGCAACGCGGTCGTCCGCGCAGCCGACTACGCCAACTGGCTGGTGATCGCGGCTACGATACCCAGCGTATTCGCCAATGGCTGCAGCATCGGTCGGTGATTCCGCCACGCCACCGCCGCAGGATGCGCAAGGCGGGTTGTCCGGTCGGTTACGACCCACGAGCCTATTGTACCCGCACTGTGGTCGAATACACCATTAGGTGGCTTAAGGAGTGCCATTCAGTCGCCATGCGGTTTGAGAAATTAGTGCTGAACTAG
- a CDS encoding DUF262 domain-containing protein: MNKSPQKDIEAAIQEKRNSLSTDRLDMSFGEVMSLYTNYELIIDPEFQRLFRWSDEQKTRFVESILLGIPIPPIFVAENEKGQWELVDGLQRVSTILSFFGILRKKDTKPDDEKNNWPLLKGDLIEELDGFTSDTLPLKLSLSLKRAVCRIEIIRWNSELDMRYELFNRLNTGGSILTDQEIRNCIFRGKSVTFNNYLKRIAEDIRFINLIQPTEKQESELYLEELVLRFTSLFDNELGVKKNISEHMTEFMKNSVENTEFDFDKYEKLLMRVVDVLSKIGPDVFKGKNGGFSASIYDVVTIGIAKYIDGYEKVEINVINDKIRELYNDREFISAMGTASNNKARINKRIEIAERLFNI; encoded by the coding sequence ATGAATAAGTCTCCACAAAAAGATATTGAAGCTGCTATCCAAGAAAAACGCAATAGTTTGTCAACTGATAGATTGGATATGTCATTTGGCGAAGTTATGAGTCTCTACACAAACTACGAGTTAATTATTGATCCAGAGTTTCAACGCCTTTTTCGCTGGTCTGATGAACAAAAGACCAGATTTGTGGAGTCGATATTATTGGGCATTCCCATTCCCCCGATATTTGTAGCTGAGAATGAAAAAGGACAGTGGGAATTAGTCGATGGACTTCAAAGAGTATCCACTATATTATCATTTTTTGGTATATTAAGAAAAAAAGATACAAAGCCCGATGATGAGAAAAATAACTGGCCTTTATTGAAGGGTGATCTTATTGAAGAATTGGATGGGTTTACTTCTGATACTTTACCTCTAAAATTATCATTAAGTTTAAAAAGAGCCGTGTGTCGTATTGAAATTATACGATGGAATAGTGAATTAGATATGAGGTATGAATTATTTAATCGTTTAAATACTGGTGGATCAATTTTAACAGATCAAGAGATTAGAAATTGTATTTTTAGAGGGAAATCTGTTACTTTTAATAACTATCTAAAGAGAATTGCTGAAGATATAAGATTTATCAATCTCATTCAGCCTACAGAAAAGCAAGAATCTGAACTATATTTAGAAGAATTAGTATTAAGATTTACATCTCTTTTTGATAACGAATTAGGAGTTAAGAAGAATATATCAGAACATATGACAGAGTTTATGAAAAATTCTGTTGAGAATACGGAATTTGATTTTGATAAATATGAGAAATTACTAATGAGAGTTGTTGATGTACTATCAAAAATAGGACCTGATGTTTTTAAAGGAAAAAACGGCGGATTTTCAGCGTCTATATATGACGTTGTAACTATTGGTATAGCAAAGTATATCGATGGATATGAGAAAGTAGAAATAAATGTAATAAACGATAAAATTAGAGAACTCTATAATGATAGAGAATTTATTTCTGCAATGGGAACCGCATCAAATAATAAAGCCCGTATCAATAAGAGAATTGAAATTGCTGAAAGATTATTTAATATTTAA
- a CDS encoding cytochrome d ubiquinol oxidase subunit II: MPLEVVVAAIGLLGVITYTILAGADFGGGIWDLLAWGPRRSQQREAIAHAVGPVWEANHVWLIFIIVVLFTGFPTAFAALSVGLFAPFHLALLGIILRGAAFVFRAYSPQSEQKPSQSSQRWGTIFGAASVITPVILGMALSAVSAGQLRVIDGVVQSDGIVWLTPLAIAMGLLALALCAYLAAVYMTLETRDELQADFRQRALLAGTAVVGLSLLSLPLLYFTAQHLWEGLISVRAAPVLTIGVLAALLSGWALLRWRFQLARGAAIVQISCLLAGWGIAQYPYIIYPDVTLAAAAAPRATLVFILVALPLGLLILLPSLWFLFKVFKSAPIEDL; the protein is encoded by the coding sequence ATGCCGCTTGAGGTTGTTGTAGCCGCGATTGGCTTATTGGGCGTGATTACCTATACGATTCTGGCAGGCGCTGATTTTGGTGGCGGCATTTGGGATCTATTGGCGTGGGGGCCGCGACGTAGCCAACAACGGGAGGCAATTGCCCATGCAGTTGGCCCAGTCTGGGAGGCCAACCATGTTTGGCTGATTTTTATTATCGTCGTGCTGTTTACCGGCTTTCCGACCGCGTTTGCCGCGTTGAGTGTTGGGCTATTCGCGCCATTCCATCTCGCGCTGTTGGGGATTATTCTGCGCGGCGCGGCTTTTGTGTTTCGGGCCTACAGCCCTCAATCTGAGCAAAAACCTAGTCAAAGCAGCCAGCGTTGGGGCACGATTTTTGGGGCGGCCAGTGTCATCACGCCAGTGATTTTAGGCATGGCGCTCAGTGCAGTTTCGGCAGGCCAATTGCGGGTAATCGATGGAGTTGTGCAAAGCGATGGCATTGTTTGGCTTACACCCTTGGCAATCGCCATGGGGTTATTAGCCTTAGCGTTATGCGCCTACCTCGCCGCCGTCTACATGACGCTTGAAACCCGCGACGAATTACAAGCCGATTTTCGCCAACGGGCCTTGCTGGCGGGTACGGCAGTAGTTGGTTTATCGTTATTAAGCTTGCCATTACTCTATTTCACAGCCCAACATTTGTGGGAAGGTTTGATTAGTGTTCGGGCTGCACCAGTGTTGACAATTGGCGTGCTTGCGGCGCTACTTTCAGGCTGGGCCTTGTTGCGTTGGCGCTTTCAACTTGCGCGAGGCGCAGCAATCGTCCAAATTAGCTGCTTATTAGCAGGCTGGGGCATCGCCCAATACCCATACATCATTTATCCCGATGTGACTTTAGCGGCAGCCGCAGCACCTCGGGCAACGCTGGTGTTCATTTTGGTAGCGTTACCCTTGGGATTGTTAATCCTGTTACCGTCGTTGTGGTTTTTGTTCAAGGTGTTTAAAAGTGCGCCAATCGAAGATCTATAA
- a CDS encoding response regulator transcription factor has translation MDTFNVELRDKLILVVDDEPRLVTFMRVNLEAEGCRVISAENGRKALEKVREDMPDAVLLDIMMPGLDGYETLRRLREFSSIPVIFLTAKDEEDDRIRGLELGADDYIGKPFSHRELVSRLRAVLRRHYVTPTQAVSTTKIDDRLTVDFDRREVLVNGERISLRPTEYRLLYHLVQNAGFVMPHETLLAKVWGPEYRDESHYLRLYVTYLRQKIEEDPANPHYILTERGVGYRFVDFKKKNDE, from the coding sequence GTGGATACGTTCAATGTTGAGCTACGAGATAAGCTCATTCTGGTGGTTGATGATGAACCACGTTTAGTCACATTTATGCGCGTTAATCTCGAAGCCGAGGGTTGCCGCGTAATTAGCGCCGAAAATGGCCGCAAAGCGCTGGAAAAAGTGCGCGAAGATATGCCTGATGCGGTGCTGCTGGATATTATGATGCCTGGCTTGGATGGCTATGAAACCCTGCGCCGCTTACGTGAATTTTCGTCGATTCCAGTGATTTTTCTGACTGCCAAAGACGAAGAGGATGATCGGATTCGCGGTTTGGAGCTTGGCGCTGATGATTATATTGGCAAGCCATTTAGCCATCGCGAGCTGGTCAGCCGCTTGCGAGCGGTCTTGCGTCGCCATTATGTGACCCCAACTCAAGCGGTTTCGACCACCAAAATCGACGACCGTTTGACCGTCGATTTTGATCGGCGCGAGGTTTTGGTCAATGGTGAGCGGATCAGCTTGCGGCCAACCGAATACCGTTTGCTCTATCATTTGGTGCAAAATGCTGGCTTTGTGATGCCCCACGAAACCTTGCTAGCCAAAGTTTGGGGGCCAGAATATCGCGACGAAAGTCATTATTTACGCCTGTATGTCACCTATCTGCGCCAAAAAATCGAAGAAGATCCAGCTAACCCACACTATATTTTGACTGAACGTGGGGTTGGCTATCGCTTCGTCGATTTCAAGAAAAAGAACGACGAGTAA
- a CDS encoding FAD-binding oxidoreductase has product MDLHSGYPFWAVKNGLLNIYPRLQNDLTCEVVVIGGGISGALIAHYLSEANIDTVVLEKRELAGGSTSASTALLQYEIDTPLTELVNLVGEQQAVRAYHLCREAIDKVADLAQKVGVADHFSYKTSLYLASSRWHVKQLRQEFELRQANGFKLDLLDKAAIGERFSFTAPAALYSYNAGEVDAFQLAHALFKQSAQRGVQIFDRTAAKEWQSNSDGVTVTTETGYRIHAKYLILAAGYEAQHYIKPKLVKFRSSYALASEPLTDFSGWYERCLIWESARPYVYLRTTSEGRAIIGGEDDQIDLPAKRDALLERKAAKLTKRFNQFFPHIPLHVDYRWAGTFGETKDGLPYIDNLPDQPRILLALGYGGNGITYSVVAAELLRDRICQRANPDAAIFRLDRN; this is encoded by the coding sequence ATGGATTTACATAGCGGGTATCCATTTTGGGCAGTTAAAAATGGTTTATTAAATATCTACCCTCGTTTGCAGAACGATTTAACTTGTGAGGTTGTGGTGATTGGCGGCGGCATTAGCGGAGCGCTGATCGCTCACTACCTCAGCGAGGCCAATATCGATACGGTGGTGCTGGAAAAACGCGAGCTTGCTGGGGGCAGCACCAGCGCCAGCACCGCCTTATTGCAATATGAAATCGATACACCATTGACTGAATTGGTCAATTTGGTTGGCGAGCAACAGGCAGTTCGCGCCTATCACCTATGTCGCGAGGCAATTGATAAGGTTGCCGATCTAGCTCAAAAGGTCGGTGTAGCAGACCATTTTTCATACAAAACTAGTTTATATCTCGCTAGTAGTCGCTGGCATGTTAAACAATTGCGCCAAGAATTTGAATTACGTCAAGCCAATGGCTTCAAACTCGATTTGCTCGACAAAGCCGCAATTGGCGAACGGTTTAGTTTTACTGCTCCGGCGGCGCTATATTCCTACAATGCTGGCGAGGTTGATGCCTTTCAACTAGCCCATGCACTTTTCAAGCAGTCAGCGCAACGTGGCGTACAAATTTTTGATCGTACAGCAGCCAAAGAATGGCAAAGCAACAGCGATGGTGTAACCGTCACCACCGAAACAGGCTATCGCATTCATGCCAAATATCTGATTTTGGCGGCGGGTTATGAAGCGCAACACTATATCAAGCCCAAGTTGGTGAAATTTCGCAGCAGCTATGCGCTGGCAAGCGAGCCATTAACCGATTTTAGTGGCTGGTATGAACGATGCTTGATTTGGGAAAGCGCCCGCCCATATGTCTACTTGCGCACCACCAGCGAAGGCCGCGCCATCATCGGCGGCGAAGATGATCAGATTGATCTGCCTGCCAAGCGCGATGCATTACTCGAACGCAAAGCCGCCAAATTAACCAAGCGCTTTAATCAATTTTTTCCGCATATCCCCTTACATGTCGATTATCGCTGGGCTGGTACCTTTGGCGAAACCAAGGATGGCCTGCCCTACATCGATAATTTGCCCGATCAGCCCCGGATTTTGCTGGCGCTGGGTTATGGCGGCAATGGCATCACCTATAGCGTGGTCGCCGCCGAACTGTTGCGCGATCGCATCTGTCAACGAGCCAATCCCGATGCAGCGATCTTTCGGCTTGATCGCAATTGA
- a CDS encoding FAD-dependent oxidoreductase: MKIVIIGGVAAGMSAATRLRRLDEHAEIVVLERGEYVSYANCGLPYHIAGTIAEREKLLVASPEYLRQTFNLDLRLQHEVIAIDPQQKTVTIKTPQQPTPIQERYDKLLIAVGSQALQLPIPGSDLPQIHTVRTIPDVDQINQLLADGARHAVVIGAGYIGLEMIEALQQRGLTVELVELAKQVLPLFDHEMVSEVADLLQQHGVKLHLGASAQRFVPTNQQIAVHLSDGRQIKTDLVIMAVGVRPSSQLAQAAGLTLGERGGIAVNQYLQTSDSAIYAAGDVIEVQDTVLQQPALIALAGPANRQGRIVAEHMLGRSSRYHSSQGTAIVKVHTTTCAMTGASEKSLQRAQRAYHKIYLHPNDHAGYYPDAQQMHLKLLFAPADGRILGAQIVGGAGVDKRIDVLATAIRAKMSVHDLTELELAYAPPYGSAKDPINMAGFLASNLLDGTVKFWYAEEYPAITEHALIVDVRNPDEYAAWHIPQAINLPLAELRAAIPSLKAQAEGRPIRLHCMVGMRSYIAYRILRQSGFANVATLAGGALTLKAFGH, from the coding sequence ATGAAAATTGTGATTATCGGCGGGGTCGCTGCTGGCATGAGTGCCGCCACCCGCCTGCGTCGGCTCGACGAACATGCCGAGATTGTGGTGTTGGAACGCGGTGAGTATGTTTCGTATGCCAATTGTGGTTTGCCCTACCATATCGCTGGCACAATCGCCGAGCGCGAAAAGCTCTTAGTTGCCAGTCCTGAATATCTGCGCCAAACCTTTAATCTCGATCTACGCTTACAACACGAAGTGATCGCCATCGATCCTCAGCAAAAAACCGTGACGATCAAAACACCGCAACAGCCCACGCCAATTCAAGAGCGCTACGATAAATTGTTGATTGCGGTTGGCAGCCAAGCCCTGCAATTGCCGATTCCTGGCAGCGATTTGCCGCAAATTCACACAGTTCGCACAATACCTGATGTTGATCAAATCAATCAATTATTGGCTGATGGCGCACGCCATGCAGTGGTCATTGGTGCTGGCTACATTGGGCTCGAAATGATCGAGGCGTTGCAACAACGTGGCCTAACCGTCGAGTTAGTTGAGCTGGCCAAACAAGTTTTGCCCTTATTCGATCATGAGATGGTCAGTGAAGTTGCTGATTTGCTGCAACAACATGGGGTTAAATTGCACCTTGGGGCCAGTGCTCAACGCTTTGTGCCAACCAATCAGCAAATCGCTGTACATCTCAGCGATGGGCGGCAAATTAAAACCGATCTGGTGATTATGGCGGTTGGCGTGCGGCCATCCAGTCAATTAGCCCAAGCCGCAGGCCTGACGCTTGGCGAACGTGGTGGCATTGCCGTCAACCAGTATCTGCAAACCTCCGACTCAGCGATTTATGCTGCTGGCGATGTGATTGAAGTGCAAGATACCGTGTTGCAACAACCAGCCTTGATTGCGCTGGCAGGGCCGGCTAACCGCCAAGGCCGCATCGTGGCGGAGCATATGCTTGGGCGCAGCAGTCGCTATCATTCCAGCCAAGGCACGGCGATCGTCAAAGTGCATACAACCACTTGTGCCATGACCGGAGCCTCGGAAAAGAGCCTGCAACGCGCCCAACGCGCCTATCACAAAATCTATTTGCACCCCAATGATCACGCGGGCTACTACCCCGATGCCCAACAAATGCATCTTAAATTGTTGTTTGCCCCTGCCGATGGCAGAATTTTAGGGGCACAAATTGTTGGTGGCGCTGGCGTGGATAAACGCATCGATGTATTAGCGACGGCAATTCGCGCCAAAATGAGTGTCCACGATTTGACCGAGCTTGAATTGGCCTATGCGCCGCCCTATGGCTCGGCCAAAGATCCCATTAACATGGCCGGATTTTTGGCTAGCAACCTGCTCGATGGCACGGTGAAATTCTGGTATGCCGAGGAATATCCCGCGATCACCGAGCATGCGCTGATAGTTGATGTGCGCAACCCTGATGAATATGCAGCGTGGCACATTCCGCAAGCAATAAATCTGCCGCTGGCTGAACTTCGCGCCGCGATTCCGAGCCTCAAAGCTCAAGCCGAAGGGCGGCCAATTCGCTTACACTGTATGGTTGGCATGCGCAGCTACATCGCCTACCGGATTTTGCGCCAAAGCGGCTTTGCGAATGTCGCGACATTGGCTGGTGGCGCACTGACATTGAAGGCATTTGGTCATTAG
- the fabZ gene encoding 3-hydroxyacyl-ACP dehydratase FabZ: MLTVEDILAILPHRPPFLLVDRILEIEDGLRAVGLKNVTMNEPFFVGHFPGRPVMPGVLIVEALAQVGAVIILRQPEYVGKIVMFAGIDDFRFKRPVTPGDTLKLEVSLDKMRRRIGKGQAKATVDGTVVAEGGLMFAIVD; the protein is encoded by the coding sequence ATGCTGACCGTTGAAGATATTTTGGCAATTTTGCCCCATCGCCCGCCATTTCTGTTGGTTGACCGCATTTTAGAGATCGAAGATGGCCTGCGAGCAGTGGGTTTGAAAAACGTCACGATGAACGAGCCATTTTTCGTGGGCCATTTTCCAGGTCGGCCTGTAATGCCAGGCGTGTTGATTGTTGAAGCGCTGGCGCAAGTCGGTGCAGTAATCATTTTGCGTCAGCCCGAGTATGTTGGCAAAATTGTGATGTTTGCTGGGATCGATGATTTTCGTTTCAAGCGCCCAGTTACGCCTGGTGATACACTTAAATTAGAAGTAAGCCTTGATAAAATGCGCCGCCGCATTGGCAAAGGCCAAGCCAAGGCCACAGTTGATGGCACAGTGGTTGCCGAAGGTGGGCTAATGTTTGCAATTGTTGATTAA
- a CDS encoding polyprenyl synthetase family protein yields the protein MTHTLKQLEIPSTLRHDLQAVEDRIMQRVESQSALITAAGQHIVSSGGKRLRAMMVLLASQLGRYRLSDSLHAATAVELIHAASLVHDDLVDDADRRRGKVTVHAKWDQGVALMVGDYLFAVAAGEMALAPDPRVIQIFAESVMTISASELHPVMATLPTATALEQYYAKIGGKTAALFEAAAAAGVVCGGGSPEEIEAAARYGYDIGLAFQIVDDILDFVSTEETLGKPAGNDLREGTITLPLILAVKDHHEHPLVNLLDQYEQLSDEQVVQAISQVKQLGGIDQAIAQAREITQRGLAALDIFPPSAAKELLREIADYVLDRHF from the coding sequence ATGACGCACACATTAAAACAATTGGAAATCCCAAGCACGTTACGCCATGATCTGCAAGCCGTCGAAGATCGCATTATGCAGCGAGTCGAATCGCAATCGGCGCTGATCACGGCTGCTGGTCAACACATTGTTAGCTCTGGTGGCAAGCGTTTACGAGCCATGATGGTTCTGCTTGCATCGCAATTAGGGCGCTACCGTTTGAGCGATAGCTTGCATGCGGCAACTGCTGTCGAGTTGATTCATGCAGCCAGTTTGGTTCACGACGATTTAGTCGATGATGCCGACCGCCGCCGCGGCAAAGTTACCGTCCATGCCAAATGGGATCAAGGCGTAGCATTGATGGTTGGTGATTACCTGTTTGCGGTGGCTGCTGGCGAAATGGCACTAGCTCCCGATCCACGTGTAATTCAGATTTTCGCCGAATCGGTTATGACGATTTCAGCCTCTGAATTACACCCCGTCATGGCCACGCTCCCAACGGCAACAGCCCTCGAACAATATTATGCCAAAATTGGTGGCAAAACTGCCGCCCTATTTGAAGCCGCTGCCGCCGCTGGGGTGGTTTGTGGTGGTGGCAGCCCCGAAGAAATTGAGGCCGCCGCGCGTTATGGCTACGATATTGGCTTAGCCTTCCAAATTGTCGATGATATTCTCGATTTCGTCAGCACCGAGGAAACCCTCGGCAAGCCTGCCGGCAACGATTTACGCGAAGGCACCATTACCTTGCCTTTGATCTTGGCAGTCAAAGATCATCATGAGCATCCTTTGGTCAACTTGCTTGATCAATATGAACAACTCAGTGATGAGCAAGTTGTTCAAGCAATTAGTCAAGTGAAGCAGCTTGGTGGCATCGATCAAGCGATTGCCCAAGCCCGTGAGATTACCCAACGTGGCTTAGCAGCACTCGATATCTTCCCGCCATCAGCCGCTAAAGAGCTGCTGCGTGAAATCGCCGATTACGTGCTCGATCGTCACTTCTAA